The following are from one region of the Rhizobacter sp. AJA081-3 genome:
- a CDS encoding 8-oxoguanine deaminase — MATLLIRHAALLVTMDDARREIADGSLFARDGVIEAVGPSGALPTTADEVIDARGQIVIPGLVNTHHHMYQTLTRVIRPAQDCELFEWLRTLYPIWSGLTPEMAFVSTQTAMAELLLSGCTTSSDHLYIYPNGVRLDDSLEAAAEIGMRFHAARGSMSVGQSQGGLPPDRVVEREADILADTQRVIERWHDPKRYAMQRIVVAPCSPFSVSRELMRDAALLAREHGVSLHTHLAENDNDIAYTREKFGCTPAEYAEQLGWLGRDVWHAHCVKLDEAGIAMFARTGTGVAHCPGSNMRLASGIAPIRALRDAGVPVSIAVDGSASNDSGHMLGEARLALLLQRVAHGPVSGPSAMTAREVLEIATRGGAQVLGRDDIGVLAPGMAADLATVRLDEIGMAGALHDPLAALFFCHVPRVAHSIVNGRVVVRDGQLATLDLPRLIERHNALAARLAGH; from the coding sequence ATGGCAACGCTGCTGATCCGCCATGCCGCGCTGCTCGTCACCATGGACGACGCGCGGCGCGAGATCGCCGACGGCAGCCTGTTCGCGCGCGATGGCGTGATCGAGGCCGTGGGGCCGAGCGGTGCGCTGCCCACCACGGCCGACGAGGTGATCGATGCGCGCGGCCAGATCGTCATCCCGGGGCTGGTGAACACGCATCACCACATGTATCAGACGCTGACGCGGGTGATCCGCCCGGCGCAGGACTGCGAGCTGTTCGAGTGGCTGCGCACGCTGTACCCGATCTGGTCGGGGCTGACCCCGGAAATGGCGTTCGTGTCCACGCAGACGGCGATGGCCGAGCTGCTGCTGTCGGGCTGCACGACGAGCAGCGATCACCTCTACATCTACCCCAACGGCGTGCGGCTGGACGACAGCCTCGAGGCCGCCGCCGAGATCGGCATGCGCTTCCATGCGGCGCGTGGCTCGATGAGCGTGGGCCAGTCGCAGGGCGGCCTGCCGCCGGACCGCGTGGTGGAGCGCGAAGCCGACATCCTGGCCGACACGCAGCGCGTGATCGAGCGCTGGCACGACCCGAAGCGCTACGCGATGCAGCGCATCGTGGTGGCGCCGTGCTCACCGTTCTCGGTCAGCCGCGAGCTGATGCGCGATGCGGCGCTGCTGGCGCGCGAGCATGGCGTGTCGCTGCACACGCACCTGGCCGAGAACGACAACGACATCGCCTACACGCGCGAGAAGTTCGGCTGCACGCCGGCCGAATACGCCGAGCAGCTCGGCTGGCTGGGCCGCGACGTCTGGCATGCGCACTGCGTCAAGCTCGACGAGGCCGGCATCGCCATGTTCGCGCGCACGGGCACCGGCGTCGCGCATTGCCCGGGCTCGAACATGCGGCTGGCTTCGGGCATCGCGCCGATCCGCGCCTTGCGCGATGCCGGCGTGCCGGTGTCGATCGCGGTGGACGGCTCGGCATCGAACGACAGTGGCCACATGCTCGGCGAGGCGCGGCTGGCGCTGCTGCTGCAGCGTGTGGCGCACGGCCCGGTCAGCGGCCCTTCGGCCATGACGGCGCGCGAGGTGCTCGAGATCGCCACGCGCGGTGGTGCGCAGGTGCTTGGCCGCGACGACATCGGTGTGCTCGCGCCGGGCATGGCGGCCGACCTCGCGACCGTCAGGCTCGACGAGATCGGCATGGCGGGTGCGTTGCACGACCCGCTCGCCGCACTGTTCTTCTGCCACGTGCCGCGCGTCGCCCACAGCATCGTCAACGGCCGCGTCGTCGTGCGTGACGGGCAACTCGCCACGCTCGACCTGCCTCGCCTGATCGAGCGGCACAACGCGCTGGCGGCGCGGTTGGCCGGTCACTGA
- a CDS encoding protein kinase: MSARPLGLAGIDTGHPLPQRLGKYLVSHLLGEGAMGVVYKAIDPDIHRAVAIKAIRAPLLAPDAQDISATARFRTEAQAAGRLSHPNIVSVYEYGETPDQHYIAMEYVDGTSLQELVSRGDRLPLDDALSVMLQLLDALACAHEQGVWHRDIKPANLLLTPEGRLKVTDFGIARIDSADRTHRTTVLGSPGYMAPERYTDEAPDRRVDLFSCGVLMYELLTGRAPFRGTASSVMYQVLHVEPAAPSTLEVQPGVPSHFDAVVARAMAKRADERYADAAQMRAALCAAAERPIAPSVCAETMRRLRFGRIEATQVMPRPMAAPAQGSRPMPSTPQPRAPAAPFVPVSPSLPEWDAGTLRAIEALLLPQLGPMTRIVVRDGARRNHDLPGLIAWLAAEVVEPDERPVFISRARALGPAPEAAALPVPSGPLPVLGTTPMKTELVEQAQRVLAEQIGPIAAVLARRAATTATTREAFFCALADAAGAGVDRKQLLAQLWRLR; encoded by the coding sequence ATGAGTGCCCGCCCGCTCGGTCTGGCCGGAATCGATACCGGCCATCCGCTGCCGCAGCGGCTGGGCAAGTACCTCGTCTCGCACCTGCTCGGCGAGGGCGCCATGGGCGTGGTCTACAAGGCGATCGACCCCGACATCCACCGTGCCGTGGCGATCAAGGCGATCCGCGCCCCGCTGCTCGCACCCGACGCGCAGGACATCTCGGCCACCGCGCGATTCCGCACCGAGGCGCAGGCCGCCGGCCGGCTGTCGCACCCGAACATCGTCTCGGTGTACGAGTACGGCGAGACGCCCGACCAGCACTACATCGCGATGGAGTACGTGGACGGCACCTCGCTGCAGGAGCTGGTCTCGCGCGGTGACCGGTTGCCGCTGGACGATGCTCTGAGCGTCATGCTGCAGCTGCTCGACGCGCTCGCCTGCGCGCACGAGCAGGGCGTGTGGCACCGCGACATCAAGCCCGCCAACCTGCTGCTCACGCCCGAAGGCCGGCTGAAGGTGACCGACTTCGGCATCGCGCGCATCGACTCGGCCGACCGCACCCACCGCACCACCGTACTCGGCTCGCCCGGCTACATGGCGCCCGAGCGTTACACCGACGAAGCGCCCGATCGCCGCGTCGACCTGTTCTCGTGCGGCGTGCTGATGTACGAGCTGCTCACCGGGCGGGCGCCGTTCCGCGGCACCGCGAGCTCGGTGATGTACCAGGTGCTTCATGTCGAGCCCGCGGCGCCGTCGACGCTGGAGGTGCAGCCGGGCGTGCCCTCGCACTTCGACGCCGTGGTGGCACGCGCCATGGCCAAGCGCGCCGACGAACGTTATGCCGACGCCGCGCAGATGCGCGCCGCGCTGTGCGCTGCCGCCGAACGGCCGATCGCGCCGAGTGTCTGCGCCGAGACGATGCGTCGACTGCGCTTCGGCCGCATCGAAGCCACGCAGGTGATGCCGCGCCCGATGGCGGCGCCGGCGCAAGGCAGCAGGCCGATGCCATCCACCCCGCAGCCGCGGGCGCCTGCGGCGCCGTTCGTGCCGGTTTCGCCGAGCCTGCCAGAATGGGACGCAGGCACCCTGCGCGCCATCGAGGCCCTGCTGCTGCCGCAACTCGGGCCGATGACACGCATCGTCGTGCGCGACGGAGCGCGCCGGAACCACGATCTGCCCGGGCTGATCGCCTGGCTGGCTGCAGAAGTGGTGGAGCCCGACGAGCGGCCCGTCTTCATCTCCCGGGCGCGGGCACTGGGCCCCGCCCCGGAAGCCGCCGCCCTGCCGGTGCCCAGTGGCCCCTTGCCGGTGCTCGGCACGACGCCGATGAAGACCGAGCTGGTCGAGCAGGCACAGCGCGTGCTGGCCGAGCAGATCGGCCCGATCGCCGCCGTGCTGGCGCGCCGCGCGGCGACGACGGCGACGACGCGCGAGGCCTTCTTCTGCGCGCTGGCCGATGCGGCGGGCGCCGGCGTCGACCGCAAGCAACTGCTTGCGCAGTTGTGGCGCTTGCGCTGA